Below is a genomic region from Candidatus Bathyarchaeota archaeon.
GTGTGATAACTAGGGGGGCAATAATAGAGACCCAGCTTGGCCAGGCGCGAGTTACCTCAAGGCCAGGCCAAGATGGTGTCATAAATGCAATTCTCATAAAGCCTCGGTGATGTGGCTGGCTGAGTCTTGAAGAGGCCTGGGAAAGCCTTGATCTGGCCTGTCAACATCGACCTTACAAAGACAGTTGGTCAAGGCAGAAAGATCAGAAGGGAACTCTGCGTCGCCTCTCCTAAACTTCAAGAGATATCAAGAGCCGCTGAAAGTTTAGGATTAGAATATGAGGTGTATAAGGATGCTTCAAGACCAAACTCATGGTGGGATAAGACCGGATACATCCTAGTGGATAAGAGACATAATAGTAAGAGGAAGATCCTTGAAATGTTGGCTAGTGAGATTAAGAGATTGAGGTCTACATGAAGAGTAAGAATTGCCCCACTGAGTATA
It encodes:
- a CDS encoding signal recognition particle protein Srp19 (binds to 7S RNA to mediate binding of the signal recognition particle protein Srp54) translates to MKRPGKALIWPVNIDLTKTVGQGRKIRRELCVASPKLQEISRAAESLGLEYEVYKDASRPNSWWDKTGYILVDKRHNSKRKILEMLASEIKRLRST